The Seleniivibrio woodruffii region TCTGCCTCAAGCTCTTTAACGGCTCTGCTTTTTGACTTTTCTTTAAAGTGATTCAGCTCACCGTGGGCTACCTCATGAATCAAGGTTTTCAGACGTTGCTCTTCGCTCTTGTTGGCGTTAAGAGTGATTGTATTATCACTTGTCAGAAAACCACCAAGATCCGGTTCCAGAGGCTCGTGTTTCACGCCATATTTGTATCCGAATACACTTATAAACTTGCTCAGAAGTTCCGTTTCGCCGCCAAAGTCGTGACAAATATCAGCCTCTTCAGGAAGCTCCTTCCCTTCTGTCTGGCTCACGTCATAAACACAGACTGCTCTGAAGCCCTGCAAAAGCTGCACGTGCCTTTCAGACTCACTTACGGCTTCGCAATCAACTTCTATATCTATGACTTTCTTTATCAGAGGGGCGAATATCATTATTGCCTTTTCACCTTTTTTCACCCTTCTTCCCAGCTTGTTCCACTGCTTCAGCCCTGCCACCATGGTGGCGTGTCTGCATGCACAGA contains the following coding sequences:
- a CDS encoding ArdC-like ssDNA-binding domain-containing protein, with product MQSKSLQELSALIEDGLKKIIADGKFAEFLAFHSKFHKYSPMNSLLIFCACRHATMVAGLKQWNKLGRRVKKGEKAIMIFAPLIKKVIDIEVDCEAVSESERHVQLLQGFRAVCVYDVSQTEGKELPEEADICHDFGGETELLSKFISVFGYKYGVKHEPLEPDLGGFLTSDNTITLNANKSEEQRLKTLIHEVAHGELNHFKEKSKSRAVKELEAEITSFIVSGHFGVDSSCYSFGYLAGWSDGDISEVKEALTVAYDMANSIIAQLEAAMSLPKAS